TGGTCACGCGGAAGACCGCCTGCACGGGCGAGCGGTAGCGCAGCACCTCCTCGACCGCCGCCGGCAGGAGCCCGGGCGCGGCCCGCAGGCGCTCGAGCTGGTCCGGGTGCTCGCCCAGGCACAGGACGGCGTTGGAGATCAGGTTGGTGGTGGTCTCGTGCCCGGCCAGGAGCAGGAGCTGGAAGAAGCCCAGGATCTCCCCCTCCGCCAGCCGCTCGCCGTCCACCTCGGCCTCGACCAGGCGGGTCAGCAGGTCGTCCCGGGGCGCCGCGCGCCGCTCCTCGGCCAGCTCCGCGAGGTATGCCTCCATCTCGGCGTGCGCCGCGGCGAACGCGCCGACCGCCCGCTCCGCCTCGGCCCCGCCCGAGAGCGTGAGGACCAGCGCCAGGACGGCGTCGCTCCAGCCCCGCAGCCGCCGCCAGTCCGTGGCGGGCGCGCCGAGCAGCTCCGCGATCACCATCATCGGGAGCGGGGCCGAGAACTCCGCGACCAGGTCCATCTCCCCGCGCCCGGCCACCCGGTCCAGGAGCCCGCGCGAGATCTCCCCGATGCGCGGCTCCAGGCCCGCGACCGAGCGCGGGGTGAAGGCCCGCGAGACCAGGGCGCGCAGCCTGGTGTGGCGCGGCGGGTCGGAAAAGATGAACCACTGGCCGGGCTTCGACGCCGGCGGCGCCGCCACGGAGCTGAACGAGGCGTGGTCGGTGAGCGCCCGCCGGACGCTCTCGTAGTCCAGGAGCATCCACCGGTCGGAGCGCGGGTCGTGGAAGACGGGCGCGGCGCTCCGCAGCCGCTCGTACAGGGCGTACGGGTCGCGGCGCACCTCGGCGGAGGTGAGGTCCAGCATCTCTCACGGCCTCCATGTGCTCGCGGCACGGGCGGCGTGCACCCGCACGGCCGGGCCCGTCGCCGCGTGTGAACGGTCAGCCCGGCGGCGCGAGCCCGCGCAGGACGGCGTCGACCACTCCGCGCGTGAGCCGCTCGTCCACGGGGCCGCCGGTGAGCAGGTAGCGGTAGAAGAGCGCGCCGCCCAGCAGGTCGATCGCGAGCTCCAGGTCCAGCCCCCGGCGGAGCTCGCCGCGCGCCTGCCCCCGCTCCAGCACGCGCCGGACGGCCTCGCGCCAGGTGGCGACGAAGCCGGTGCGGACGGCCTCGGCGATCGGCGCACTGCGCGCCATGGCCGCCACCAGGCCCGAGAGGAGCATCGCGCTGGCCGGGTCCTGGTACATCCGCACCGCCGAGCGCAGCAGGAGCAGCAGGTCGCCCTCGGCGGTGCCGGAGTCGGGAACGGGGATCGCGCGCACGATCCGCCCGACGGCCTCCACCACCAGCGCCTCCTTCGACGCCCAGCGGCGGTACACGGTGGCCTTGCCGACCCCCGCCCGCGCGGCGATGGCGTCCATCGCCACCGCGTCGTAGCCCACCTCGCGGATCAGCGCCACGGCGGCCTCCAGGATGGCGCCGTGCGCCTCCTCGCTCCTCGGCCGCCCGGGGCGGCGGCTTTCCGCGGCGCGTGATACGATACGATCTCGTTCCATAATCCCCAATCTACCGGCCCGATTTCCGGAACGCAACAGTATCGAAAACAGGCTGGGCGGATCACGCAGGCCACCCCCCTGGCCGGGGGATCGGCGGCATTCTTGCAGCCCCCGGCCCCCGCCACCTCCGCGCGCGGCGGGGGAGCCGTCAACGCACGATGGGAGGGAAGAGCATGGCCGAAGCGAGGGCCGGTGACACGGTGCGCGTCCACTACACGGGCACGCTGGGCGACGGGAGCGTGTTCGACAGCTCGCAGGGACGGGAGCCGCTGGAGTTCACGGTGGGCGCGGGCCAGGTGATCCCGGGCTTCGACGAGGCCGTCACCGGGATGCAGCCGGGCGAGGAGAAGCGGGTCACCATCCCCGCCGACGACGCGTACGGTCAGCGGCGGCCGGAGATGGTCGGCACCGTGCGCCGCGAGCAGTTCCCCCCGGACATCCAGCCCGCCGTGGGCCAGCAGCTGCAGATGAGCCAGCAGGGCCACACCTTCGTCGTCACCGTCACCGAGGTCTCGGGCGACGAGGTGACGCTGGACGCCAACCACCCCCTGGCCGGCGAAGACCTGACCTTCCAGCTCGAGCTGGTGGAGATCGTCGACCGGTAGAGGGCCCGTCCCGGCACCGCGCTCCGAAGTCCCTCCCCCGGCGGCCCGGGGGAGGGACTTCGGCGTTTGGTCGGCACCCGCTTTGGGCGTGACGCGGCGGGCTTGTGTCCGTCCCCGCGGCGATAGATCTTCCAGGCGTTTCCCATCACGCTCCCGACCCAGCTCACCCGCCCGCCGCCGGGCTTCCCGGCCGCCCCGGGCACTCCCTTCCATCCCACCCGATCCGGTTCCCGCGCCGACCATGAGCACGCTCGAACGAGTCGTTCCCGGCACCGTGGGCCTGCTCGTCTGCGGGGCGCCGACGGCGTACCTGCTGTGGCTGTGCTGGGCGGCGCTCGCGAGCCGCCGCTGGCCCACGGCGCCGGGGCGCGTCACCCGCTCGGTGGTGGTCGCCGGCCACCGGCACCAGGCGCGCTACGACGTGCGCTACGAGTACACGGTGGGCGGGCGTGCGTACACCGGCGGGCGCGTGCGCTTCGGCGGGGCGCTGAACATGAACCGCGGGGACGCGCTGCGGACCACGACGGTCTATCCCGCTGGCCGCCCGGTGCAGGTGCGCCACCACCCGCGCCGGCCGCGGGTGTCGACGCTGGAGAGCCGCGTCTCGGCCGCCGTGTGGGTGTGGCTCGCGCTGGGCCTGTTCATGACCAGCGCCATCGCCGGCGCGCTGCTCGGCTGGTGGGAGTAGAGGGCTCGCGCGTCCCCTCGGAAAGTCGGTGCCGAGGTGCGGCACGCCTTGCCGTGCGCCGGATCGGCCGGCATGGACTACATGCA
The Longimicrobium sp. genome window above contains:
- a CDS encoding cytochrome P450; the encoded protein is MLDLTSAEVRRDPYALYERLRSAAPVFHDPRSDRWMLLDYESVRRALTDHASFSSVAAPPASKPGQWFIFSDPPRHTRLRALVSRAFTPRSVAGLEPRIGEISRGLLDRVAGRGEMDLVAEFSAPLPMMVIAELLGAPATDWRRLRGWSDAVLALVLTLSGGAEAERAVGAFAAAHAEMEAYLAELAEERRAAPRDDLLTRLVEAEVDGERLAEGEILGFFQLLLLAGHETTTNLISNAVLCLGEHPDQLERLRAAPGLLPAAVEEVLRYRSPVQAVFRVTTRDVAVHGRTIPAGKLVFAMIGSANRDPRQFADPGRFDVARDPNPHIAFGHGIHFCIGSPLARLEARVALAQLLERLPGLELAGGAPWEPREAFHVHGPSRLPVRFQPGPRVLAPA
- a CDS encoding DUF3592 domain-containing protein, with product MSTLERVVPGTVGLLVCGAPTAYLLWLCWAALASRRWPTAPGRVTRSVVVAGHRHQARYDVRYEYTVGGRAYTGGRVRFGGALNMNRGDALRTTTVYPAGRPVQVRHHPRRPRVSTLESRVSAAVWVWLALGLFMTSAIAGALLGWWE
- a CDS encoding TetR/AcrR family transcriptional regulator, which produces MERDRIVSRAAESRRPGRPRSEEAHGAILEAAVALIREVGYDAVAMDAIAARAGVGKATVYRRWASKEALVVEAVGRIVRAIPVPDSGTAEGDLLLLLRSAVRMYQDPASAMLLSGLVAAMARSAPIAEAVRTGFVATWREAVRRVLERGQARGELRRGLDLELAIDLLGGALFYRYLLTGGPVDERLTRGVVDAVLRGLAPPG
- a CDS encoding peptidylprolyl isomerase; its protein translation is MAEARAGDTVRVHYTGTLGDGSVFDSSQGREPLEFTVGAGQVIPGFDEAVTGMQPGEEKRVTIPADDAYGQRRPEMVGTVRREQFPPDIQPAVGQQLQMSQQGHTFVVTVTEVSGDEVTLDANHPLAGEDLTFQLELVEIVDR